The following is a genomic window from Clostridium sp..
TAAAGCTGTCCGCAGCCTTGATCATCTCTTCATGCTTAAATACAAAACCCGATTTTTTGTTTTTCACCAAAAAAACGACCCATATTGAATAGCAAAGCAGAGAAAGGCATACCAGAATTGTGAATATTTTACCAGCATACTCCGAAGCACCGAGCAAATTCTTCAAACTATACCTCATGAAATATTGAAGCAGCGAAACACTCAAAAGCACCAATTTGACAACAGACAGAAAATCATGCATACTTTCTCCCCCGTATAGAGTTCTGGCATTGTTCATAATATTATCCTCCCCAAAAATCCGTTAGTGAAGTTTATAATCAGAATTATATAATCTATTAAATGAATTTTATTGGATCTTTTAGTATATTATAACATCTACGTATTTAAATATAAACATATTTGACAATAAAATTCAGCATAAATTTCCATTTATTATGCATAATAGATGCTGGAGGTGATTTTATTGTTTTTAAAACATCCGGTTAAGAAAATTTTTGCATTGTTTATTTGTGCAGTATTATGCATATCCCCTATCATGCCGGTCAGTGCAGCCGGCATTGGAAGCCGTCCCTACGTGAAAAATACCACAGCACCGGATCATCTCTATGTAATAGAACAGAACAAGCTCACAGATGCCCAAAATACGATGGTGGCAACGCTTCAGGGAATATGTTCAAAATCCAGTTCCCAGATATATACCCTGAACAGCAATCAGCCTTCCTATAAAATATGGCTGGAGGATCTTAAAAACAACTACGGGGTAAAGTATGAAATTGTAAATGATCCCTGGTGTCTACTTGACAGGTTCGGATATCTCGTGGACGGATACGTTCTCTATGACAGCACAGTTCCCGGTGATCCTTCAATAAACAACGCCTGTTCCCTGGCCTCCCTGAAAAACTCCATAGCAGTGGACATATCCATTGAACCGGCGGTGAGATCCCACGGAATTACAAAACTTGCAGGAGACTGCAGAAATACTGACAAATACTGGGGTTATAGAAAGCTGTGGAATTCGGGTCTGAACCACTCCACGGTAATCCAGCTCAATCCAAAGAGAGCTTCCGCCCTAAGAGACTATGCCATAATGACAAAATCCCTCATATTCTATGAAGATGACAAGGATGCCGAAGAACTGAGGGACACAATATTCGGATCAATGCCCCAAAACTCCATCTGTCTCGGGTGGGGGCCCGATGAATTCAAAAATATAGCCCTGGCATCAAAATACGGCATTGTTACAATACCTGCAGACTGGTCCTATAATCTCACCGTACTGAGTGCATTTCCGTCCTGCCCGCTGAAACAGAAGTCCTCAAAGGCTGCCAGAGCTACTTCAGAAAAAAATATGCACTATGTCACCTTCATAATGTCCGACGGCGACAACCAGCAGTGGAATCTCGGGAGCTGCTTCTCCTCCCCGAAATGGTACGGCTCAAGGTACAGAGGCAGCTTCAACATGGGATGGACGGTAAGCCCTTCACTCTACTATCTGGCACCAACCGTGCTCGACATGTACTACAAGTATGCCTCTGCAGAAAATTTCCGTGACGATTTTCTTGTATCTCCCTCGGGAATGGGATATATATACCCTTCCAGATTTGACAGAAAAAGTCTTGACTCCTATGTGAGGGAACTTGGCTCCTATATGAAAAGTACAGACCAGAAATACGTGTGCATACTTGATGACAGGGCATTCTACAGAAAAGATCTGTGGGATATTTATACAGGTGAACCGGTCATAAAGGGGCTTTTCTACCTTGACTACAAAAGGCAGGACAGCTACCACGGAAGGATAATCTGGAGCAGGGGAAAACCTGTGGTATCCTGCAGAAATCTGCTGTGGTCGGGTATTGAGAATGAAAGCGGGCTTGTGAAAAACATAGATGACTATGTTAAAAAGGGATATACGGACACCAGAAGGGAAACGGCCTACACAGTCGTATACATACATGCCTGGAGCAAGACTCTGGAGGATGTGTACAATGTTGTTCTAAAGCTTGAACAAAATCCCAAAATAAAAGTTGTGGCACCTGACACCTTCATGGAAATCATACAAAAGAATGTGGTATATTAGTAATAACATATTATATTATAGGGGGAGTCAAAATGAATATCTATGATGTAACGATAAAAAACGGCTATATTGCAGATCCTGAAAGAATGACCGTGGAAAAGGGAAACATAGGCATAAACAGCGGCAGAATATGCACTGTCACAGACACTCCAATATCAGGCAGGATTACAATTGATGCATCCGGCAGGATAGTAAGCCCCGGATTTATAGATATTCATGCCCACATAAACGGAGATGCAGTATGCGGAAAGCTGTCCCTGGCACAGGGTATAACTACCACCATAGGAGGAAACTGCGGCGGGGGAATACTGGATGTCGAAAACTTCTTCTCGCGGCAGGACAGCGGCGGCTTTCCCATAAACCAGGCACAGTTTGTGGGCCACTCCTTCCTCCTGAGAAACGAGGCGGGTGCATGTGATCCATATGTTCCGGCCACAAAGCGCCAGATTAAAACCATGAAAAAGCTTCTCAGGCAGTCCTTCCGTGAAGGCGCCATAGGAGTATCCTTCGGGCTGGAATACGCTCCCGGCTCCTCCTTCGAGGAGGTAATCGAGCTGAGCAGAATAGCTGCTGAATACGGGAGACTCGTTTCAATACATACGAGGCTTTCAGGTCCGGGCGAGCTGGAATCCCTGAAGGAGGCCATAGACATTTCGGAAATAACGGGAGCACGGGTTCAGATATCACACCTTGTCTATCAATATGGTACGGGCATAATGGCACCAGCCCTGGAGATGATTGAAAGTGCACGGAAAAGTGGATTTGACGTATGGGCGGACAGCGGAATGTATACCAACTTTGCCACGGGAATGAACACCAGCGTCTATGATCCGGATCACATAAAAAAATTCGGGTGGAAATACGGCAGCATGCTGGTAGCCTCCGGAAAGTACAAGGGACAGTATCTCACCGAATCCCTCTACCACGAGCTGAGAAAAAGCCTGGAGGATATAATTGTGATATGCTTCACCGGAGTTGAAGAGGAAATATACGATGCCCTGAATGCGGATTTTGTAGTTCCCTCTTCTGACGCAGGGCCAAGCCCTTCCGGAAACATAAAAGAAGGTCATCCACAGAATTCAGGCACCTTCCCGAGATTTTTCAGGGAAATGGTGCACAATAAAAACCGTCTTTCAATTATAGATGCGGTGAGAAAGTCATCTCTGCTTCCTGCAGAAATACTCGGCTTTGAAAACAAGGGGAGGATAAGGGAAGGCGCAGATGCCGATCTCGTAGTATTCAATCCCGATACAATATGTGACAATTCGGACTTTGAAATTCCGGACAGGCAGCCTTCAGGAATTGACTATGTGATTGTAAACGGGAAAATCTCCGTAAAAAATGGTCATGTGCTGGACAATGCACTTTCCGGCAGAAGCATAAAATACCCCGGTGCCATATAAGCCCGGAGTATTTTTTTAATCAGCTGTTCTCCCTGAGCCACTGTGTCCAGGAGGTTTCATAATTGTCATTGTTGGATTTTGCATATTTATAAAAATTTCTTATGAGATCCGATCTCCTATGTGACTCACTTTCCTTGCCATCTTCGGGTTTAAGAAGATTCTTGCCGCCCAGGAGAACCTGCCTTTCCATTATATCTTCAAGGCTGTCCTTTTTTGCATTCTTCATTATGTCATACATTGTCATAAAGGTTGTTGTCCTTCCTATTCCAGCCTTGCAGTGAAAATGGAGCCAGGTGTCTTCCGGCAGCTTCCTCACTGTATCCACAAAATAATCCACCATTTCATCCTCAGGTCTTTCCGTATCTGTAACAGGTATTCTTATATAGTCCATTCCGTGTTCTTCTACGAGCTCCTTTTCACTCTGAACTTTTTCAGGTATTATTTTCTTGTCCTCTACCATGATTGGTTTTCCAGGTTCTACTGATTTGAGCTTTTTCTTCTCGTCCTTTATTACCTGTTTCTTTGTAAGTCCCTTGTTGGCCTTGTTGCTGCCTTTAGGTTTCCAGCTCACCGCCATGTCGTTTATGAATCCGTGTGATTCCTGCCTGAGATCCACAACTGTTATGTTACTACTGCCTATTGCCTTCTTCATAAGGTCGATATTTCCGCCTGTAAACTGTGCACTTCCGGAGGCCTTAAGTTCCGTATCCTTCCTGAATCTCTTGGGCATTTCTCCGTTTTTGCTGGAATCTATGGATATATTTACAGAATCGCTTCCATTACTTGGTTTGTACAATTCTTTTGAATAGACATCTGAAATTCCTATGAGAGACATGAAAAATAGGATAAATGCCAGTATTCTCAGTCTTTTCTTCATATAATAAATCACCTCGCAAAATTTTTGTATCCATTATATTTTGTTTAGTAATTTACTAATTATACGTTTAAAATTTCATTGTCTTTTTATCAATACAATATTCTTCCATTTTCCTTTTTTAAATCTTGCATAATATAGAATTCCCCGCACCAGCCAGTCCATGTACATGCCTGTCCATATTCCTAAAAGCCCCAGTCCCAGACTTATGCCAAGTATATATCCAGTTACTATTCTGAAGACCCACATTCCTATAATTGTCGTCACCATCGTATACCTTGCATCTCCTGCACCCTTGAGCCCTGCAGGAAGTACAAACGCAATAGACCAGAGGGGTATGCAGAGTGCATTTGTCCTGATAAGCAGTGCTGTAAGATTTATGGTTTCCACATTTGCCGTATACAGCGATGCCCACAAACCTGCTGCTGGAAAAGAAACAAGGCAGAGAAATATCAAAAGCACCGTAGACATCTTATACAGGTAGGAAAGACATCTCTCTGCCTCATTACTGTCTCCTTTTCCCATGTACTGCCCTATCAGTGCCGTTGCCACAATTCCAAGGGAAGTTCCGGGTATATTGAGCATGGTAGCTATGGAATTCCCTATTGTATTTGCAGCTATTGATATTGTACCCATTCCCACGACAAATACCTGTGTAATAAGTTTCCCGCCGGTAAATATCAATGATTCCACACTGGCAGGTATACCCACAAGAAATATTGGTTTTATGATATCCATGTCAAACCTGAAGCTAAAAATACCAGTCAGCCTGAGCACTCGCGTACCTCTCAGAAGTACAAAAAGTGCAGCAATTCCGCCTACCGTTCTGGCTATTGCAATTCCAAGTGCAGCACCTTTTACACCCATGCTTGCAAGATTGATATTGAAGCCCAGAAAGCTGAAATTGAGGCCGTATATAAAAATATATCCGAGTATTACATTGAGTACATTCATGAACATGGTTATCTTCATGGGAGTTTTTGAATCGCCGCTTCCCCTCATGACTCCATTTGCTATGAGATCCAGTGCTATCATTGGATATGTAACCAGAGTTATTCTAAAATATACTCTGGCATAATCTATGACAATCCTGTCCGCCGCACCGTAGAGAACAACTATGAGCTGCTTTTCAAACAGAAAAATCAGAAGAGTTATGACAAGGGATATAAGTACTCCTGAATAGAGAGACTGCTTCATGGCCACATTTGCCATATTCCTGTTCTTCTGTCCTATATACTGTGCCACCACTACAGTCCCGCCTACTGCAAGTGCCGAGAAAAAGGCAATGAGTATGTAATTGAAGGAATCTATCATTCCTATTGCAGATACGGCCTCCTTGCTTATATGGCCTGCCATCATGGTATTCACCATGCCAAGGGTTGCCACGAAAAGCTGTTCAGCAAAAATTGGCATGGCCAATTTATATACATCCTGTCTTATAACAATTCTCTTTTTTAATGTCAATTTGCCAGTCCATCCTTTCAGACAATCTATTTGCCGTATAAATATAGTATAAATAAACAGTTGAACAAGTCAATATTTTTAATCTAAAGGGATTAAATTAAGACTTAATTTTTTATTCACTAAATCAAATAATACCATAAACGAAGATATAGAATAAGGGGTGATTATGTATGAGTGATATTTACATAAATAGTTATAACAATCAATCGAACTTAGATATTAATAATTTATCTATAAGCAAAATTACTGACGAAAATCAATCTAATAATAGTTCTAAAGAATTAATGAATGATGATACTAAAGATAAGGTAGAAATAAGTGTAAAAAATGATATTTTGATTAATACTAAAAAAGCATATGATGCATTTAAAGAAACTAATAAAGAGTACGGCATTGTATCTGCTGATGGATACTACCAAGATATGAGTGTAATTTTGGGGCATATAGAAGTGGCTATGAAAATTATGGGGTTGCCTACAGCAACTTTTGATTTTAATGGGTTAACTGATGAAAATAAAGAGAATGGAGATTTTTTAGGGTTTATTGATAAAATTAAAAATTTTGCACATGAACTAAATAAAAAAAATGAAGGTACTGATCTTATGACTGTACCTGACTCTTTCTTTGATTTTTGTGATTCTTTCAAATCCAAATTGAAACAATATGGTTGTAAATAAGTATAAATAAAAGCACTTTTAGCCAAAGTACTTTTATTTTTCCCATAGTAATCTCCAAATAAATTTTATCCTGTCCTATTTTAAATATTTATAAGTATCTTCCAGCTTTTTAAAGTCAAGTATTTCGTCAACTATTATTTCAAGTACGGTAGTGTCAGAATTTTCTATCTTTGCTTTTATATTATCAGGTAAAATACCAAACTTTTTAGTCAGCAGCCTAGTAGATGTTCTTACAAGTTCCTGTCTTCTTCCTTCTTTTCTTCCTTCTTCCTTACCTTCTTTTTTACCTTCTTCTCTCAATAGTCTTCCAAGTTCAGTCATTCCAAACACCTCCTTGATTCTATCCATATTACTGCCGTCTACGAATTTTTCAGCAAAAGCATACAAAAGAGCTAGTGAATTCATCTGGTTTTTGTCGTCTTTTATTTGCCTGGCTAGTTTTATAGATTCCAATATTCTATCATTCCTATCTTTAGTACTGTTCATTATAGGTAAAAATACGAGAGATAATAAATCATTACTGTTTAAAGTATCATTAGATTTTATTTTATGCTCCAGGTATTTGTATTTTACATCACCATCCAGGTTACTCATATAGAAGGCATTAACTGAATATTTAATAGATCCTATATTTATATTTGTTTCGGCTTTTTTAATATTTGAAGAATAAACTACAATTGTATTTACGGCTCTATTTTCTTTATAATATAAAACTGCATCATAGGCAAGAAATCTTGAAAGGTCACTTTTCCTATTTGTAGTCTGAAACTCAAGGTGCAAATAGGAGTTGTCGTCTAATAAAAATGTATAATCCATAAAGGAAGTATCTATTTGAAGATTTTTTAGTTCAGTTCTCGCAGCAGTAATTATTTTTGATTTTATGCCAAAGAATTGAAGTGCATCTTCTTTGAAAACATCCAGTATACTTTTCATTATGGCATCTTCAATATTTTTGATTTTTTCCGGCATAGGGGCTAAACTCCTTTGCAATTTAATAACTGTATCTATAATATATATTATCATATTTTGTTATTCTGGAAACCTATTTTGATATGAAATTCCATACTTGCTTATAATTTATACTTTATTAAACACAAGTGTAAGACTATATCCCCAAAATAATGATTGTAATATTACAGTATATATATTATTGTATTTTAAAAGTAGTTGATTTGGA
Proteins encoded in this region:
- a CDS encoding GxGYxYP domain-containing protein, translated to MLEVILLFLKHPVKKIFALFICAVLCISPIMPVSAAGIGSRPYVKNTTAPDHLYVIEQNKLTDAQNTMVATLQGICSKSSSQIYTLNSNQPSYKIWLEDLKNNYGVKYEIVNDPWCLLDRFGYLVDGYVLYDSTVPGDPSINNACSLASLKNSIAVDISIEPAVRSHGITKLAGDCRNTDKYWGYRKLWNSGLNHSTVIQLNPKRASALRDYAIMTKSLIFYEDDKDAEELRDTIFGSMPQNSICLGWGPDEFKNIALASKYGIVTIPADWSYNLTVLSAFPSCPLKQKSSKAARATSEKNMHYVTFIMSDGDNQQWNLGSCFSSPKWYGSRYRGSFNMGWTVSPSLYYLAPTVLDMYYKYASAENFRDDFLVSPSGMGYIYPSRFDRKSLDSYVRELGSYMKSTDQKYVCILDDRAFYRKDLWDIYTGEPVIKGLFYLDYKRQDSYHGRIIWSRGKPVVSCRNLLWSGIENESGLVKNIDDYVKKGYTDTRRETAYTVVYIHAWSKTLEDVYNVVLKLEQNPKIKVVAPDTFMEIIQKNVVY
- a CDS encoding N-acyl-D-amino-acid deacylase family protein gives rise to the protein MNIYDVTIKNGYIADPERMTVEKGNIGINSGRICTVTDTPISGRITIDASGRIVSPGFIDIHAHINGDAVCGKLSLAQGITTTIGGNCGGGILDVENFFSRQDSGGFPINQAQFVGHSFLLRNEAGACDPYVPATKRQIKTMKKLLRQSFREGAIGVSFGLEYAPGSSFEEVIELSRIAAEYGRLVSIHTRLSGPGELESLKEAIDISEITGARVQISHLVYQYGTGIMAPALEMIESARKSGFDVWADSGMYTNFATGMNTSVYDPDHIKKFGWKYGSMLVASGKYKGQYLTESLYHELRKSLEDIIVICFTGVEEEIYDALNADFVVPSSDAGPSPSGNIKEGHPQNSGTFPRFFREMVHNKNRLSIIDAVRKSSLLPAEILGFENKGRIREGADADLVVFNPDTICDNSDFEIPDRQPSGIDYVIVNGKISVKNGHVLDNALSGRSIKYPGAI
- a CDS encoding phosphatase domain-containing putative toxin; the protein is MKKRLRILAFILFFMSLIGISDVYSKELYKPSNGSDSVNISIDSSKNGEMPKRFRKDTELKASGSAQFTGGNIDLMKKAIGSSNITVVDLRQESHGFINDMAVSWKPKGSNKANKGLTKKQVIKDEKKKLKSVEPGKPIMVEDKKIIPEKVQSEKELVEEHGMDYIRIPVTDTERPEDEMVDYFVDTVRKLPEDTWLHFHCKAGIGRTTTFMTMYDIMKNAKKDSLEDIMERQVLLGGKNLLKPEDGKESESHRRSDLIRNFYKYAKSNNDNYETSWTQWLRENS
- a CDS encoding MATE family efflux transporter: MPIFAEQLFVATLGMVNTMMAGHISKEAVSAIGMIDSFNYILIAFFSALAVGGTVVVAQYIGQKNRNMANVAMKQSLYSGVLISLVITLLIFLFEKQLIVVLYGAADRIVIDYARVYFRITLVTYPMIALDLIANGVMRGSGDSKTPMKITMFMNVLNVILGYIFIYGLNFSFLGFNINLASMGVKGAALGIAIARTVGGIAALFVLLRGTRVLRLTGIFSFRFDMDIIKPIFLVGIPASVESLIFTGGKLITQVFVVGMGTISIAANTIGNSIATMLNIPGTSLGIVATALIGQYMGKGDSNEAERCLSYLYKMSTVLLIFLCLVSFPAAGLWASLYTANVETINLTALLIRTNALCIPLWSIAFVLPAGLKGAGDARYTMVTTIIGMWVFRIVTGYILGISLGLGLLGIWTGMYMDWLVRGILYYARFKKGKWKNIVLIKRQ
- a CDS encoding DUF4351 domain-containing protein is translated as MPEKIKNIEDAIMKSILDVFKEDALQFFGIKSKIITAARTELKNLQIDTSFMDYTFLLDDNSYLHLEFQTTNRKSDLSRFLAYDAVLYYKENRAVNTIVVYSSNIKKAETNINIGSIKYSVNAFYMSNLDGDVKYKYLEHKIKSNDTLNSNDLLSLVFLPIMNSTKDRNDRILESIKLARQIKDDKNQMNSLALLYAFAEKFVDGSNMDRIKEVFGMTELGRLLREEGKKEGKEEGRKEGRRQELVRTSTRLLTKKFGILPDNIKAKIENSDTTVLEIIVDEILDFKKLEDTYKYLK